A DNA window from Hydractinia symbiolongicarpus strain clone_291-10 chromosome 6, HSymV2.1, whole genome shotgun sequence contains the following coding sequences:
- the LOC130647917 gene encoding testicular haploid expressed gene protein-like translates to MAAEKTKGKRIDSLARPKPVTAQFIDDHRSVYWKNNISKDWDKSDKATKFALSERLEQLVLPKPVHKEWQGDRPSPMWLVNKSALKAQPSERLISLSSAKQHHREFQDVKPVYTVVSKAAKNATASQRVEMLAHPKQYTELAIKPDSGWDYSEWASDVSQAALKYEPSGRILQLATPKDLNKGYEECRPVMWPVTRAAKKALPSIRVQQLSRPKSRSQYKEDYDCNWWKVAPGAKKAHASPRIEELSTPLPRKIRLKKQGGVKS, encoded by the exons atggcTGCTGAGAAAA ctaaAGGAAAAAGGATCGATTCATTGGCACGTCCTAAACCCGTTACAGCTCAATTTATTGATGATCA TCGTTCAGTTTATTGGAAAAACAATATATCTAAAGACTGGGATAAAAGTGATAAAGCCACAAAATTTG CCCTGTCAGAAAGATTAGAGCAGTTAGTTTTGCCTAAGCCAGTGCATAAAGAGTGGCAGGGGGATAG gcccTCACCTATGTGGTTAGTGAATAAATCTGCTTTAAAGGCTCAGCCATCGGAGAGATTGATCTCTTTATCATCAGCAAAGCAACACCATCGCGAGTTTCAAGATGTTAAGCCTGTATATACTGTAGTAAGCAAGGCTGCTAAGAATGCGACAGCGAGTCAACGTGTTGAGATGTTAGCTCATCCAAAACAATATACAGAGTTGGCAATTAAACCAGACAGTGGTTGGGATTATAGCGAATGGGCTTCAGATGTTTCTCAAGCTGCTTTGAAATACGAGCCCTCTGGTAGAATTTTACAATTAGCCACACCTAAAGATCTAAACAAGGGTTACGAAGAATGTCGTCCAGTAATGTGGCCAGTGACAAGGGCTGCTAAAAAAGCTCTACCCAGTATACGCGTACAACAATTATCTAGACCGAAGAGTCGAAGTCAGTATAAAGAAGATTACGACTGTAATTGGTGGAAAGTCGCACCCGGTGCAAAAAAGGCCCACGCTTCGCCTCGTATTGAAGAACTAAGCACACCTTTGCCAAGAAAGATAAGATTGAAAAAACAGGGGGGTGTAAAAAGTTAA